The genomic interval gattttactcaaacacatacacaaaaaaatcgttttaaatctgtttttaaattaaaatgtttacatttttcctCTATTTTACGTTTTTCTCTTTGTTAGGAGACTTTGTCATTGTTGATCCCATTAAAGAAGGAGGGAAGGTAAAAGGAGAAATTAGCTTCATACTTTACAGGGACCATATTCAGCACCTGAGGAAACTTGGTGTCTGGTAAGTTGTTGTGAATTGAAAATAAtttcataatataattattatattatataattataaataatcttTACAAATTGATGTAGGTCAGGATTAAAAGGGAGAAATTTAGTGATAAAAAAATGTTCAGCGgcgaaaataagtattgaacacttcaccatttttctctgaaaacttatttctaaaggtgctgttgatttgaaattttcactggattttggtaacaaccaaagaaatgcatATATGCAAACAAAACGAATCAAATAAGTTTACTAATTAAGTTATgtgtgataaaatgaaatgaaacagggAAATTGAACATGAagagtgttgaacacatgaagaaagggcggtttagaaaggcagtgaaagacagcctagacagcagctgaaatctctcagtagttcttcagcaaccctctgcccttcgtcaatgttaattataattatctgcttcagtccaacatttacattagcaggatgatgaagattaagccagggtggacatttcagcaagacaatgatccaaaacacagccaagaaaactctcaaatgctttcaaaaaaatcaagctgtggaatggcccagccaatcacctgacctgaatccaatatgaaatacaaattaaagatcagatttgataaacgagacccacagaaccatcaagatttttacactctgttgaagtctgtgaaaaactcacacctgtgCTATTCATGttacttcattctccatatgagaggcgtctttaagctgtcatcaccaaaaaagccttttatataaagtattaaatgtgtttcagtagttcagcattTTACCATAAAGTATATGGTATGTCATTCAATTGTTCTTACACATAActattttttcaaaaaaaaagttatgtttgtattattattatttattaccaaactctggttcaattccatgttaacagctcctttagaaatattatttccaggaaaaaaatGACCTGTTCaatacttaaaaaattaaatgtatacatttttaccctgtttatatttaattcattatttataatCTATTAGATAAAGGAACATATCATTTATATTTGATGCATCTTTGAGTCATAAATTGATACAACAGTTATTTTGATTATCATGTGCTCAAGAGATCTGTTTGAGAAAGCATAGCTGAAGTGCATTTAGAAACTTCATTTTCACAATGAACACAGGCCAGAAGGATTCCAGGAGGATCGCACATCCGGTGAGAGAAACGAAGGGACACCGAAAGAAAGACGTGAAGgaaaagaagaggaggaggagggtgacaGCGAATCTGAGGATGATGACAGCGATCTGTTTGTGAACACCAATCGTGCTACTGTTCTTTACAGTGAGAGTGAGGAAGAAACAGATGAAGATGAGGAAAATAAAGGAAGAACATAAATCTACAAATGATACCACAACATGACCAAGAACAGCTTGCCGTGGTTAGAAACGTGGAAAAACCCCATTGATGCCTGATTCCAATTTAAAACGTTTGTTTCAGTAAAAAGGAAACTTGATTATGTATATGTATCATAATTATTGTAAATAAGGCGTGTAATAAATTCTCTTTCGTATGTTTGTTGTTGTGCCCTTCTTTTTATTCAAGtaaaatatttagcttgtttcgGCGTATTAAATTGACAGTAACACTTCAGCAATTagcatgaaataaatattaacctttttaaatgcatgttataGATAATGGGTGCCCAGATTCGGTCTTGGAGGGTCGGTGTccagcatagtttagcttcaaccccaatcagaccCACACAGGCCATCAAGTACTTACTATACTGCTAAAACTTTTGTTAAATTAGTAATTTTCTGCATTTTGTGATTTGTGTTTCTATTTTTTCccactttttaaagtttttgaattgcattattggacctcgatctttctttcaacaaatttaactttgaaatgttcaaaaaagtgacttttcttaacatttttaatagtttaaagtgatatattgtgtaTTATGTTACATAAACCTTCTAATAAACTGTCAGCACACTTTCTGTAAAATCACTGACATTTCTCTATATATCATTTGTTATacaataaataatttcaaactactaaaatgtcaatatcaAAAGTCGCCGGAGCCCAGATCAAGGTCACATAATGCAATTAACAACCTTAAATAAGCAAAAAACATACATTATGAATCACAAAATTCAGAAACCGTTAATTAAGAGGTATTTTTTTAGTGTATGCTTGGTAGAAATATCTTGGCAGGTGTGTTGTGGCAAGTtgtagctaaactctgcaggacaccgacccccCTGGACCACCCCTGTTATAGATGAACGATTGTTGTGAACAATTcatccatttttcatttttatttacgtcagtttttaattaaaatgtaaaaaaccttGAGTTTCTCTTCATGTCACAACATGAATGAAAAGCTCTGCCGCTACATTTGTTTTAACGGAACTTTAAAAAATAGTTCAAGACTCAAAATAACAAAAGTATATACAAAATATCATGAATTGCATAACACTAGTTTTCAAGTATTCAATATACGTCAAAACTTCCTTCAGGTAGGAAAAGTCAAAGTCTTCAGAACTCAGTCAGGTCTAGGTTTGACCCTGAGCGTTGCGTTTCTGCATTCGGGACTTGGAATCAGGGTTTCAAACCACAGTTTGAACATCTCAGCTGGGCTGCGCTTATGCACTAGAAGAATGGTATGATTAGCGCAGGGTTCTCTGGGCTCATCCTTGGGGAAGTCAAAGGTAAGGAATGCAGGATGGTGGACAGGGTAAACACCCAGTCTTCGAAGACACATGCCCAAGTAGACATCATCAATGGGGAACAGATGAACCCTTTGTGAAACCTCCAAGAGCCTATGGGCCAGAGAGCCAGAGTAAACCACCCCTCCTCCACCAGGGTATGAAGGGTACAGCCCTTTAAAAAAGCTCTCCGGGATGAAATACTTGGTGTTATTAGTGCGTATAGGTGCTGCATTGTGTATCACATCCCCAATGACAAATCGCTCCATCTTTTTGGATTCATCTGAGAAGCTTTCATTGGCCTCCACAGCCTGTAGATAGTCCAGAACAGCAGGTGTTCTCACAAACACATCATCATCACCTTTAAAGATGAATCGGGCATGTGGGCACCGCCTTGAGAACCACTCCCAGAACAGCACATCTTTCAGGGTGAGGTTAAAAAATGTGTCTGTGAACTCCCATTGGAGGATGTCACCATATTTCTGACTCTCTAATTGCAGTTTTTCTTCATGCTGCTCGCTTTTGGACTTCCCAAGAAGGAAGACCCTTCGAACAATCTTTAGCTGCCCATCCCGGGTCTTTATCCTTCCAGAACGTCCCCAAGTTTCTCTTATCGCTTCCCTGTTTTCAAAATTCGCAGTTTGAGTTTTTATTGCTAGAAGCAACGTCGGTGCCCATTTCTTTGCAAGTGGTCCATGATTGCAAACATCTAAAGGGTCTATGATTATGGCATAGTCTCTACAATGCATTGTGCTCACAAAGTTCTTCATCTGCGTAGGTAGAGTGAGGAAATCAGGCATCGTAATGTCAATGTTAGAATTTGGAGAACATCCATTCTCACTTTTGGATCTTTCAGAATTACTGGATGTTTCTATAGTTAGATGTGGACTTAGAATGGGGTTGCGCTGGCGATCCATCATGTACTGGATGATGTTCCATAGTGCGCCGCTTTCTAGCTCACTTCTCCAGAAAGAGTTTTCCGGATGTGGCGCCAGATCTTTGGAGCGTTTAAGACCACGGGCTATAAAGCGGTCTGGCAGTACAGGAAGAGAAGCAGTGGAGACATAGGTACCAGAGCCGGCATACCCACCGGTGTCACCGTGTTTCATGA from Danio aesculapii chromosome 14, fDanAes4.1, whole genome shotgun sequence carries:
- the eif1ad gene encoding probable RNA-binding protein EIF1AD, encoding MSKATKRKHVVKEVLEDYVTPTEDQQIMRVLGSNGNNLHEAVTGSGERFLLSMPTKFRKNIWIKRGDFVIVDPIKEGGKVKGEISFILYRDHIQHLRKLGVWPEGFQEDRTSGERNEGTPKERREGKEEEEEGDSESEDDDSDLFVNTNRATVLYSESEEETDEDEENKGRT
- the si:dkey-160o24.3 gene encoding N-acetyllactosaminide beta-1,3-N-acetylglucosaminyltransferase 2, whose amino-acid sequence is MALCLCRYRRRIILFCSPCILLLPVCIYVMIAMSYVMKHGDTGGYAGSGTYVSTASLPVLPDRFIARGLKRSKDLAPHPENSFWRSELESGALWNIIQYMMDRQRNPILSPHLTIETSSNSERSKSENGCSPNSNIDITMPDFLTLPTQMKNFVSTMHCRDYAIIIDPLDVCNHGPLAKKWAPTLLLAIKTQTANFENREAIRETWGRSGRIKTRDGQLKIVRRVFLLGKSKSEQHEEKLQLESQKYGDILQWEFTDTFFNLTLKDVLFWEWFSRRCPHARFIFKGDDDVFVRTPAVLDYLQAVEANESFSDESKKMERFVIGDVIHNAAPIRTNNTKYFIPESFFKGLYPSYPGGGGVVYSGSLAHRLLEVSQRVHLFPIDDVYLGMCLRRLGVYPVHHPAFLTFDFPKDEPREPCANHTILLVHKRSPAEMFKLWFETLIPSPECRNATLRVKPRPD